The sequence AGTATAAATATCTTACTTTGCCGTCAGGGTAAGACTGATACACCTTAATCTCACAGGATATTTCCTGACTTACACCAAAAAATATGTGATGGACTAATACTGAGCCAAACACTTAATCATCGTTAACAGTAATTGATGATTGACAACCAACCCACAATTACTACTTACTTCACCATCTTTTTGAGACACCGGATCCTAGAAAAAAGCTTTAAAACTTCTTAGCTAGGGCTTTATTTTCCGCAACGGCTGGTAAAGGTTGCTTGACAATATTAGCCAGTTCTTGTAGCTGGTTAATGGCTTCAGCACCTTCTAATTTCATCAATTCGCGATCGTCCCGCATTTCTGTCCAAGTAATCCCATAATCGGATACTAAAAACCGAATCAGGTGATTGTCTCCCAAGCTAACCATAAATGATGCACTGTTCATTTGGTCGCCGCAAGTGTAGCAGGACGCCAAGTATCCGCGCCGTTCGAGAACGATCGCCAAGGCTTGGAGGTTCATTACCAAGTCTTGGACAAATTGCCGATGTTGATGCGCTAGTCTTAGAAACACGTTTTTCCTCCAGACACCACAGTCATTTGTGTTGATTTTATATTTTCTTTAGATTCTCTCATCCACTGGTATTGTAAACTATCGAATACTATTCCCAGTCGGTCAGGATTTGTTTGTTGACTACCTTGCTTAGGGTAGTAGATAACGGCTTCGCGTGCCGTATCAAACTATTCAATTTTAGAAATCAGAATACCCGACAGGTTTGTCAAACTTAAGATTGTCTTTATACACTCCTGTCACCATTGATGCTTGTGAGAGCAATCCGTTTTAAGATTAACTTAAATTTGCCATCTGTCAACTACATAAAGGCTACATATTGCATTTTTCTCACTTATATGCAGTTAAGGCTGCTGGTTACAAATGGTTAGTGTACCCACTGCTGGGGTGTTACTAACTTTGGTTGTGTTGGATGGGTGAGATTTTGCAGTTGACTGTGTTAATTCGAGACTAGAGACGGGCAATTGACTAATAGGTTCCTGATTATACAGAGTATTGTGGTCAATCAAGTGCAATATGTAAAACTCAAAATTAATAGATTCAATACTGAGAATAACTAAACTCAAGCAGTCAATGTTGCCATTTCGCCAGTATTTTCGCACCTCCTGAGATTAGGGATAAAACGTTGCATAAGCTACCAAAAGTTTCATGGCGATGCAATGAAAGGTTGCATAAAATACAAAAATTTGGTTTTTAACAGAATGTATTCGTGTTCAGACAGTTAATTTTTGGGTGGTGTAGTTCCTCTGTTGTGGTCAGGTCTCAGTATGACATCAAATACCAAGTTGATTAATCATCCCAAAGCCAGAAGAGTTTATTTTGTCACCTGCTGATTAATAGTATTTAAGAGTGGAGTTTTGGTAGTCTAGCGATATTTAGAGGTAAGTAGGGTAAAAAACAATAAAAACCTCAATATTTTGAGGTTATATGATTATCTGACTGAATATGAGGATAAATGCTTTAATTCCTCCTAAATTTTCATCTCATCTACATTTCTTGTGGTGTGTAGACTAAGTAGAGCTTTTTTTCAACCTTTATACCACATGCCACCAACCAAAAGCTGGGCCAATAAACCGGATAGTTACCCAAGCGACAACCATAACACCAATACCAATCCAAGCACCGCGAGTTGACCAACTCACAAACAAATCTGCTTGATTTTTGGTGATGGGTATCCAAGGTAAGATGCGAGTGTCTTGACCGTATTGTTCTCCCAGTGACGTTTTGCGCCGTTTTGCTTCACCCATAGTTAGCAATTGAAATTTAATTTAGGTGATGAATTGAGATTTCTAGATATCTGGAATAAACCAGAGATGTGATGATGATAGCGTTTGAAGTGGAGCGATCGCACTGCCGTTGATAAAATTTGACACTGTGGGAGTGTGGGGAGGTGGGGAGGTGGGGAGTTTTGATGTTCAAGTTTCAGGTTTAAAGGCGTAAACTTTATCCCCCCATCACCCCATCCCCCCATCCCCCCATCAATCTTCCGAATGGGGATGAGCAAATAAACTGGGATCGAGGTAGTTAATTCGTGCTAGAGGACTGAGGGACGAGAGAATTTGAGCACCGTAGCTGCGGTTAACTACACGGCTATCAAGTAAAGCGACGATCCCTTGATTTTCGCGGACTGGTGCGATCGCGCGCTGTAATTCATTTAAAGCTGTAGGCAATAAGTATAAACGGAACCAATCTTGATGCGATCGCTTATAGTGAGCTACTCTACCAGCTACTAAAGGACTTTCCAAAGATGGTAAAGGCAAAGTAGCAATAATTAACAGCTGAGGTGCAGGTAAAACACCTTGGTGTTCACGCCAAAATTCCCAACCGCTGATTAAAATCCCATTTTCATCTAAACAAGTTTTTTCTACCTGTACCCGCGAACCGAATTCACCTGCTAAAACCGCTGCTACTTGCGCTTTGAGTGGTACATCCCCTACTAAGATCACCGTTAATCCTGGTGCTGTGGCGCTTAAACATAACAGCGTCCGTACCTTGTGAATAAATGCTGCTTGAAATTCTGGTGTGTTGGGTAAAGGTAACTTATAAGGTACATATAGTTGAATTGCTTCCCCTTGACTATCAGCAGCAAACTTTAAGCAAGTTACATCTGCTAAACCCAGACGCTGACGGAACAGAGGCGCTTCAGTTTCCGGTTCTAGGGCGCTACCAATTAATACTACAGGTTGACGCTGCCAAATTAGCGCCAGTTTTTTATCTAATTCAATGGGAGCGCAGTGCAAAGAAAATAAACCTTGACGACGGGTAATAGTCGCCCAGAGAAGGGATGGGGAGATGGAGTCGTGGGGAGAGCTTTCATGACTAATTGCGAATTGTTGCCAGAAATTTTGCCAAGAATCCGGGAGTTGAGCTTGGTCTAAAGCCGAATAAAGATGGTGCAGAATCTCGACTTCCGGCTGAGAAATCAGATAGCACTCGTAAGGATTGGGGGGATGCTGGAAAAGTTCGCGGGTCAATTGCGATCGCGCCGAACGAATTAACTCAGCTTCGTGGGGACAAGCCAACATGAGTTGTTCCCAGTCCTGGGGTTGAATAATTTGGGTCAGCTGGTCACGTACCCAATCTTCTAAATCATCCACCCCATCAATAATTGTCGGTACTCCTGGGGGAAAATGTTCAGCAGTTTCTAGTTGTCCTTTTAACCAAGCTGCGGGGGAAATCAGCAGTAACCCTTGAAACTCAGTACCCGGCCAAGTGTCGCCTGTTCTGATGGTCTTTTTGGCTTGTAACCATTGCTGTAAGCGAGGAATTTCTATTTTGAGTAAGCGTTGCTGTACTGCTTCTGGGGCAACAATAATTACCGGCCCGTGCCACATCAAGGCTGATGCTACGAAACTAGTGCGATACCGCCCTTGATAACCGCAAACTGCTCCTACTTGAATTAGGGCGCTACGTCCCAAGCGCAAGGCTCTTGCTACCAACCGCGCCATCGTCAAATGATGGTGCCAAGAAGGAAACCCCGCCTGCGATCGCAGGAAGTTATGTAATGACAAATGAACTTCTGCCTCAATCACACGCTTTTAATCCCATACAAAGTGACTTTTACGCACAAAGCCCCGTCTCTATTATTTTGTCATCTGTCACGGGTTGTTTGTAGTTGCTCATGACTGATGACAAACCACCAATTAAGAGGAAATATGCTACCCTCACACAGAAATTTCCAGCGAAGCCTACAGACATCTGCTGGGTCGTCAAATCGAGCAAACTTGACGAAGTTTACCGGGGTTTAATGCAATCGCTCATAGATTTGTGAAATTTATCTACGATCGCCCTCTGTCAAATCGCTATGCATGAAGACAAGCGCATCCTCAACATAGTTATCAATACGGGGATACCAGACTCACTGGCATAAATAAACATTCGGGCTGTGCTAGCCCTGAAACTGGGGCATATTCAATGTGGTCATACTATTTTAATTCAAATAGCGATGTGGGCAATGAGTGGTGCTTTTAGTCTGAGTAACTTAAATATTTATTTGGAGTAGGTAGTATCAGCCCAAAGCTAAAGTCTAAAGTCGCAAATTACTACATCTGTCAAAGAATGGAGCATCGATTAGAAACAAATTAATGTTTTTCGCCCACGTTTGCTTGTACTAATTATTACTTAATCTTGTCTGTTGTCAAAACAGAGAAACAAGATACAGAAACTTGGCATGATCAAATTAAATCAGCTAAATGCAATAACACATTTTTAGTTGTTTGCAGCAAGCATTTCTATGTATCCAAACTAAGGCAAGATCAAGCTGGGGGCTAGGGGTTACCTAGAGCTTTCAGTTGACGAACAATTTAATTCAGGAATGTTTTCAGATGTCAAGCAACTTTACAAAACTACTGCCTATACTAGCGACGATTCTGGTATTAATTCTTTTCGTCCCAGAAATTGTTCTAGCTACACCAACTAGATTTGATAGCAGCCACACTGTAATTCTGGCTCAAGCTACGACCTCAGACTTAGATATTGATTTAACTCCCTTACAAAAACAAGAACTGCAAGCTATACGCCAGCGCAGAAATCGGGAAATAGTCAATATTCTAGACTCATCCCAACGCGCTCAACTTGCTCATAACCTACGACATGGGGATGACTTAACGCAAGCCTTGAGAACCCTGAACTTAAGACCAGAACAGCAGGATTTTATCAAAGCGATCGTCCAATTGACTAATTTGAAATTGAGAGCGATCGCTCTACGTCACGCCTTACCAGTAGCACATAAGTGAAAATACCACAACCTAGCTTCGTTCGCTCCCCTTACTCAGTAAATTCCTGAATTGAGTTAGCAAACAGGTTGAAACACAAAGCAATCTACCTGTTTGCTAACACAAAACACCAAAATGAGAAAGCATTTAAAGGTTTTGCTTGCTGAATCTACCGAAATCAGAAAGCAAACTCCAGTTTGAGAAAGCATTTACAGGTTTTGCTTGTTAAATCTACCGAAATGAGAAAGCATTTAAAGGTTTTGCTTGTTAAATCTACCCAAATGAGTCAGCAAACATGCGGTGATATGCGTTTACACTCCACAAGCGCACTCTTGTTTGTGTCATAGTATATTTGCTCTGGCGATCGCATACTACTGAATCAGAGCATAATTATAAGACTTACGCACTGTACAAATTAATCATAATATGCATTGACAACAATCGGTCATTACCAAATTTGATGGTGATTCTCGTTGATGGGAGGTGCAACCGTAGGGGCACGGCAATGTCGTGCCCTAGCACCAAGCAATATCATGCTGTACCGTTCTTAATGCGAATCGCCCTATGACTTTGCTCGTCAACAGACTTGTGCTTTTGAGGGCACAGAGGGCACAGCACTGCTGTGCCCCTACGGAATGTAAGGCTATTTGCGAGTGATACAACGCTTAATACCCGAAGGCAAATTTTTAGTAATATTTGATGACTGCACAAAATCAGAATTTTATCAAGACTGCAGATAATCGCCCTATTTGATCACAGCATCTATAATTAATCTTGCCCTCTTTAGTTCGTGATCATGGCGGAAGAAGATATCCGTGCTGCTAGACTCGAAAAAGTAGAACAACTCAAGCAACTAGGTTTTAATCCCTATGCTTACAGTTGGCAATCTACTCATCACGCAGCACAATTACAAGAAAAATTTGCCGATTTACCCAGTGGTGAAGAAGTTAATTTAGAAGTTGCTGTTGCTGGACGCATTATGGCGCGCCGCGTCTTTGGTAAACTAGCTTTCTTCACCCTACAAGACGAAACCGGCACAATTCAGCTTTATTTAGAGAAAAACCGCATCCAGGAAGGTATGGCACAGATTGATGCTGAAGCCTTCAACCACATCAAACAACTCACAGATGCAGGCGATATTCTGGGAGTCAAAGGTACTATTAAACGGACTGAAAAGGGCGAATTATCGGTCTACGTTAAAGAATACAGCATCCTGACAAAATCTTTGTTGCCTTTACCTGATAAATGGCACGGGTTAACCGATGTCGCCAAACGCTACCGCCAGCGTTACGTTGACTTGATAGTTAATCCTGAAGTCCGCCAAACATTTCGTCGTCGCGCTCAAATAACGGCGGGAATTCGTCGCTATCTAGAACAGCGAGATTTTCTAGAAATTGAAACACCAGTTTTGCAAAGTGAAGCAGGTGGTGCGGATGCGCGTCCCTTCGTTACTTATCACAACACTTTAGAAATGGAGTTGTATCTGCGAATTGCGACAGAACTCCATCTCAAACGATTGATTGTTGGTGGGTTTGAAAAAGTTTTTGAATTGGGGCGAATTTTTCGGAATGAAGGTATTTCTACTCGACACAATCCCGAATTTACCACAATTGAAATCTACCAAGCCTACGCCGATTACAATGATATGATGGCGTTGACTGAGGGGATTATTACTACCGTCGCTCAAGAAGTGCTCGGCACATTAGAAATTACCTACCAAGGGGAAACTGTAGATTTAACTGCTCCTTGGCGACGGGTAACAATGCACGATTTAGTGAAAGAATATACAGGCTTAGATTTCCATGCTTTTTCTACATTAGAAGAAGCAAAATTAGCGAGTAAAAATGCTGGAATTCCCGACACAGATACAGTTGAATCAATAGGAAAATTACTCAATTTAGTTTTTGAAGAAAAGGTAGAAACTAACTTAATTCAGCCTACCTTTGTCATCGATTATCCTGTGGAAATTTCACCTTTATCTAAACCCCATCGTTCCCAACCAGGATTAGTAGAACGATTTGAGCTATTTGCTGTAGGGAGAGAAACAGCTAATAGTTTCTCAGAACTTACCGACCCGATTGACCAAAGAGAGCGTTTAGAAGCACAAGCAGCGAGAAAAGCGGCTGGTGATTTAGAAGCTCAAGGAGTTGATGAAGACTTTTTGACAGCGTTAGAATATGGTATGCCACCCACAGGCGGGTTAGGAATTGGGATTGATAGATTGGTGATGCTATTAACTAATTGTGCCAGTATTCGAGATGCGATCGCATTTCCTTTACTCAAACCTACCAGCAGTGTCATCAAAGAATTTCGTTACGATTCCAAAACTCAAACACTAACTATTGAATTTAGCGGTGGTAGTGTTTATGAGTATTACAAAGTCCCCGTTGATATCAAAGAAGCCTTAGAAAATGCACCGTCAGATGGTCAATACTTTAATAAGTTTATTAAAGGCAAATTTTCCGAAGAACAATTAAGTTAATATCTGGCGATTAATAGGAATTAAAAGTAGGGTGGATTATCTCCATCCTACAAATCGGGGACAATAAACCTATTTTAGAAAAGGGAATAGGGGTTAGAGACTAGGAACTAGGGAAAAACATTTTTATTGTTCCTTATGTCTTTTCTTATTACCCATTCCCTAGCCCCTGCTTCAGGGTAAATACTTATACCAACTTTTAGTAGTCTAAGCATCAAACTTTTTTCTTAGTAATAGGTATATTTCTCTTGCGAATTTAAAAAAGCAAGAAGAAAGGATGAATCGTGTATAACGTATTTCGTCAATTACCTATAAAAACTAGTATTTGTTTGTTGAGTTTGATTAATTTGCACAACTTGATAGCAGCACCAGCAAACGCACAACAAGCTGTAGCGAGTGGTGCTGTGTCTATAGTTTCGCCCACAGGCGCTTATCAAGGAATTAGCGGAGAACTGTTTTTACCTGTAAGCAATTCTCTCAATCCCGGTACAAAAACTACTTTAACAATCACACCTACTTTCACAAATTTCGGCGCAACTGATGAAAAAATAACTTCTTTATCTCTCACCCTTGAAACTTCCAGCACCGTATTCACAAACAATCACAACTCACTCTTGAATCAAGCTGTACAAACAATTAATAATCCTCAATTAACAGCTAATCCAGCATCTATCCAGCAGACAATTAACAACACTAATAGCTCTGGTGCATTAGAATAGCTATTAACAAAGAAAGTTAAAACCGATAACCACCTTGAATTTTTAGATCAAATCCATTCTCTCCAGTACCAATTTGCGATTCTAAAAAAACATTGTTATCTGGAAACTGATATCTAAAAATAGCGCCATAGTTTAAACCAGAAACGCGGCTATTCAAACCCAAATTTCTGGTTCCGTAATTTTTTACATAAGCACCAATAGAAAAATTTGTCCCCAGTCTTTGCAAACTCTGTAAATCATAGTAGATATCTTTACCCATTTCGATGTTTGTACTCACTTTAAAGCCTGTACTAGTAGTGAAATCGGCGTTAAATAACCCTAAAAATTCGCCATTACTATTATTTTCAATAAAAGCAACCGCAGGAGCCAAAGAAAAACTCAAATTTCTTTGTTGATGATTAAAGTAATAGCTGATAACAGTCGAGAAAGGATTATTTCCGTTGGATGCACTATTCCAGTCAACTTTTAAGCTGGGTATGTGAGTATTAATTGCTATAGGTTTTTTATTTGCGTCTAACTGGACACTGGTTTTGATATAATTAACTAAGAAATTAGTATATATACCAAAGCTTGGTTCCGCCAATCCTAAATTATTATTATTAACCCCAGGGGCTGACTTCGCATCTAAATTAAACCAACTTCCTACACTAGCGCTATAGTTCAAATCACCTACTGAACCAGACGTTAATAATTCAATTGATGGTAAATATAAATAACCATTAAAGTTTTTAAAACTCACACCTATGAGGTCAACTCTAGTAAGTTCAAAATAATCAAAAGCCAAATCAAAGGTGCGGACAGGAATCGGAACTATAGAATTATCTGCGGAGCTAAATCTTTGTACAAATTGTTTTCCTTGGGAATTAGTCAAAATTACTTCCGCAGCAGATGACTCGTTAATGGGAGTTATGGAAGTATTATTTAAAGGAATTTGATTTCCGATGAAAGTTAGGGGGCCAAATTTTTCGTTAGAAAGTCTGATAGTTGAGAAGAAGCTATCACCTGGAACCAGAAGTTCAATATTTCTTTGTAAAAACTGAACTGCGCGTTTATAATTTCCTGTCCTAATTTGCAAGATATTAGACTCATTGGGAGTAATTGTGCTGGGTATGGTGAAAATACCAGATACCTGTTCTAGTCCGCTATTTGAATAAGAGTAAGCTAAAGTGCGATTTAGTCTATTATTAATTTCTCTTCTTTGTTCTGCGCTAGCTTGGGTATTTAAGGATGCAAAATCTTCACCGTTTTTAAATTTCTGTTGAGCTTCGGCTAAACTTTGGTCAATATTATCTATTTTAATTGCTTCAAAAATTCCTCCCATTAAAAAACCTAAAGTTGAATTAGCTGTTTGGATACTATCTAAACTAAAATTACCAAAATTGGCTGTGAGGGATAAACCTGGACTAGAAAAAATATTGGCATAAGTAGCACTAGCTTTCACAGGGTCATATTGAATAATGCTGCGGTTGTGAGGATAATTAATATATAATCTGTACCAATTAGCAGTGTTTTGAGTTTCCGATAATATTTTAAATGTGGGCGTTCTTTTTCCGAAAGATACCCAAAATAAAGAATTAAGATAATGTAAGTCTCTCTCTAATGGTGTGAGAAAAGGATTAATGGCTATATTTAATAAATCGTAGTTGTCAAATTTATTAAGCTGGGCTATTTTTACTCCAGGTGTGGAGGAAACAGGCGCAGTAAAACCAAAACCTTCACCAGTTAAAATATCACCCCACAAAATCCCCGTAGCTTCTAGCACTGAATTAGGAATAATCTCTCCTTTTCTTAATCTGACACTACCGTTATTTAGTAGAGGTTTTAAATTGGTAGTCGGGAAAGCTTGGATAATTTTAGGAGCATTGATAGCATCTAAAGCTGCAAATAAAGCTCCACCACCATCAGGACTTAAAGTGGAACCGCTACCAAGAATTGGTGTAGGATTTTTCAGCAGTGTAACATTAGGGTTTTGAAGATTAATACCGCTGTTAATTATAACTTCACCGGCGGGAATTCCTGGAGGATTAATTAGTTGTCCGGCGATGGAAGTGATAGAAAAATCATTAGTTTCAACTTGTCCAGTTAATTCTTCAAAATTTGTCGGCAAAGTATTAATATACTGTAATCCCCAAAATCCTTGAGTTGATGTCATATTTTGGGTGCTGTAGCTTTCCCGGCTTCTCCCTTGGTAAGTAATACCTGCTTGTGTACCTTTAGTTTCAATTACTAAACGATTGCGGTCAAGTACCCAGTAAAACTGGCTATTTTTAGAAAAATTGCCATAGGTAAATTTATTAAGAACTTGATTATCTTCAGTTAATCTGACGCTTAAGTCTGTATCTCCATAATTTTCATGTTTATTAGGTTTAAATAATGAAGGTGAAAAAGTGAATTTATCTGTGGGATTGATAATCCAAGGATATCTATTAGCACTCAAACTTAAGGCATCAATTAAAATTAATTGCTGGTTTTTAACTACTTTTTTTGATTGACGTAATTTATAGATTAATATTTTTTGTGTTAGGGTGTAGGTTTTTTTCGGTTGTTGATTAGATGTATTTGGTTGAGGTTGCTGATTTTCGTCTTGCTCATTTGGTGGTGGCTCTACCTTATACCTTTCAATCGGGATAATATCAGATACTCTAAATTCAACTATCGGGTCTGTTTCTGGTAGACTAGGAGTTGTATATTGGGAATTTTGTTTTAGTTCTAGCTCAGAATCGATTGAGCTTTTTGGCAAAGCATCTTGAGCATCATCAGAATTGACGACCTGAGAATTTAACTGCTGGGTAATTTGTTTTTCTGAAGCGATCGCAGATGATTTTACCAGCATTATTTCACTAAAAATAGCTGGTGCAAGCAAAACTGATGTCAATATCTGTGTTTTTGTTTTACATTTCATTACGAATTGATTAATCA is a genomic window of Fortiea contorta PCC 7126 containing:
- a CDS encoding DUF1815 family protein; its protein translation is MFLRLAHQHRQFVQDLVMNLQALAIVLERRGYLASCYTCGDQMNSASFMVSLGDNHLIRFLVSDYGITWTEMRDDRELMKLEGAEAINQLQELANIVKQPLPAVAENKALAKKF
- a CDS encoding DUF2839 domain-containing protein yields the protein MGEAKRRKTSLGEQYGQDTRILPWIPITKNQADLFVSWSTRGAWIGIGVMVVAWVTIRFIGPAFGWWHVV
- a CDS encoding helicase C-terminal domain-containing protein, which produces MIEAEVHLSLHNFLRSQAGFPSWHHHLTMARLVARALRLGRSALIQVGAVCGYQGRYRTSFVASALMWHGPVIIVAPEAVQQRLLKIEIPRLQQWLQAKKTIRTGDTWPGTEFQGLLLISPAAWLKGQLETAEHFPPGVPTIIDGVDDLEDWVRDQLTQIIQPQDWEQLMLACPHEAELIRSARSQLTRELFQHPPNPYECYLISQPEVEILHHLYSALDQAQLPDSWQNFWQQFAISHESSPHDSISPSLLWATITRRQGLFSLHCAPIELDKKLALIWQRQPVVLIGSALEPETEAPLFRQRLGLADVTCLKFAADSQGEAIQLYVPYKLPLPNTPEFQAAFIHKVRTLLCLSATAPGLTVILVGDVPLKAQVAAVLAGEFGSRVQVEKTCLDENGILISGWEFWREHQGVLPAPQLLIIATLPLPSLESPLVAGRVAHYKRSHQDWFRLYLLPTALNELQRAIAPVRENQGIVALLDSRVVNRSYGAQILSSLSPLARINYLDPSLFAHPHSED
- the lysS gene encoding lysine--tRNA ligase; the protein is MAEEDIRAARLEKVEQLKQLGFNPYAYSWQSTHHAAQLQEKFADLPSGEEVNLEVAVAGRIMARRVFGKLAFFTLQDETGTIQLYLEKNRIQEGMAQIDAEAFNHIKQLTDAGDILGVKGTIKRTEKGELSVYVKEYSILTKSLLPLPDKWHGLTDVAKRYRQRYVDLIVNPEVRQTFRRRAQITAGIRRYLEQRDFLEIETPVLQSEAGGADARPFVTYHNTLEMELYLRIATELHLKRLIVGGFEKVFELGRIFRNEGISTRHNPEFTTIEIYQAYADYNDMMALTEGIITTVAQEVLGTLEITYQGETVDLTAPWRRVTMHDLVKEYTGLDFHAFSTLEEAKLASKNAGIPDTDTVESIGKLLNLVFEEKVETNLIQPTFVIDYPVEISPLSKPHRSQPGLVERFELFAVGRETANSFSELTDPIDQRERLEAQAARKAAGDLEAQGVDEDFLTALEYGMPPTGGLGIGIDRLVMLLTNCASIRDAIAFPLLKPTSSVIKEFRYDSKTQTLTIEFSGGSVYEYYKVPVDIKEALENAPSDGQYFNKFIKGKFSEEQLS